DNA sequence from the Sphingobacteriales bacterium genome:
AAGCTAAAATCCTGAACGCAGATTTTCTCCATTTTCTCTAAAAGTTAATTTTATTTTTGTTTAGTTTCCCACTGATTATCCTCGACAAAATACTGATAACCAACACAATAATAGTTAAAATAAAAGCCGAAGCATAAGCCCTTGCCTGAACTTCGGGCAGAGGGGAGCCTAACTGGAAAAAAATAGCCAGTGGAAGGGTAGCAGCCGGCTCATTCAAAGAATCAGGAATAAAGTCAGTAAATCCGCAGGTAAACAATACCGAGGCTGCATCGCCAATGGCCCGGCCAAAAGAAAGTAATACAGCAGTGGCAATGCCTGGGAAACACTGCCTGATAATGACTAAAAAGGCTGTCTCTCCTGTAGTCGCTCCCAGTGAGTAGCTTGCTTCGTGAAGCGGAAGCGGCACTTCCTTGATGACTTCATCCATTGCCCGGATCATGATGGGTAAAATAAAAATGCTTACCGTGATAATTCCGGCAAGTAGTGATGTTTTCAGTCCGAAATAAATCATGATGGAAAAACCCAATGCTCCGTAAACGATGGAAGGCACCCCCCACAGCAGGTCGAGCAGGTATCTGATGAAATACACCCATCTTTTTCTTTTTATCAGACTTGTATTTAAAACAAGGGCAACAGGCAGGCCTGTCAGCAGGGCAAGAAATGTTGACGAAAAAGCGAGAATCAGGCTCCCAACGATGGCGTTCAGAATCCCGCCTTCCTTGCCAAAATAATATCCTCCATGCGG
Encoded proteins:
- a CDS encoding ABC transporter permease subunit, with translation MKKHKLEEWIFRLIMFFSTVLIVAVLLLILLSITMKAWPALSWEMISQVPHGGYYFGKEGGILNAIVGSLILAFSSTFLALLTGLPVALVLNTSLIKRKRWVYFIRYLLDLLWGVPSIVYGALGFSIMIYFGLKTSLLAGIITVSIFILPIMIRAMDEVIKEVPLPLHEASYSLGATTGETAFLVIIRQCFPGIATAVLLSFGRAIGDAASVLFTCGFTDFIPDSLNEPAATLPLAIFFQLGSPLPEVQARAYASAFILTIIVLVISILSRIISGKLNKNKINF